The stretch of DNA CAGCCGAGGCACCAAGATCCGGCTGGGGTTGTTCCTGGCCATCGCGGTCATCGGGATCGGTTTCACCGGTGCCCGGTACGCGGGCGTGGACCGGTTGTTCGGCGGCAACGGTTACGCCGTCACCGTGAACATGCCCGATTCCGGCGGGGTTTTCGTCAATTCCGAGGTGACGTACCGCGGCGTGGCGGTCGGCCGTGTCACCGCGCTGCGGCTCACCGACCGCGGAATGGCCGCCGACCTGCACATCGAGAACGGAACACCGCCGATTCCCGCGGACGCGCGGGCCGCGGTGGCGAACCGCTCGGCGGTGGGCGAGCAGTACATCGACCTGCGCCCGGACGACAACCGCGGGCCGATGCTGGCGGAGGGTTCGGTGATCCCGGTCGAGCGCACCGAGTTGCCGCCACCGCCGGAGTCCCTGCTGGTGAACCTGGACAACCTGGTGACCAGCGTGCCCCTCGACTCGTTGCGCACCGTCGTGGACGAGACGGGGAAGGCTTTCCAAGGCACCGGCCCGCACTTGCAGCAGATGCTGGACAGCACCAGTTCGCTGGTCAAAGCGGCCGATCGGAACCTGCCGCAGACGACGGGGCTGCTGGACAACTCGGATGTGGTGCTGCGGACGCAGCAGCAGGAAGCCGAGCGGA from Saccharopolyspora sp. SCSIO 74807 encodes:
- a CDS encoding MlaD family protein, translated to MFSRGTKIRLGLFLAIAVIGIGFTGARYAGVDRLFGGNGYAVTVNMPDSGGVFVNSEVTYRGVAVGRVTALRLTDRGMAADLHIENGTPPIPADARAAVANRSAVGEQYIDLRPDDNRGPMLAEGSVIPVERTELPPPPESLLVNLDNLVTSVPLDSLRTVVDETGKAFQGTGPHLQQMLDSTSSLVKAADRNLPQTTGLLDNSDVVLRTQQQEAERITGFSKGLRDISGQLKSSDPDLRRLINAAPPAAQEVDELLRTSRSGFEKTTANLLTTMQLLEVRTPALENMLVALPIMSAASHSAQDGDGRGHLGVVLNFFNPLACEKGYEDTQRRPGSDTTPAPTNRNIECQEPPGSPTNVRGSANVPRAPIPDAVAPPQQGQPPLPFPLN